CTCGGTGCGGCTCGCGGCGTCCCGTGGCGTACGGGCGCGGACCGCCCATGCTGCCGTACACCGCCGGACGGGCGATCAGCCGGCGTGCGCCCGCGCCCCGGGTACCCCGTCGGAGGCAGGCACGGCCGTGGGTACGCCAGTCGCGGTGGGTACGACCGCGTTTCGCGCGGTCCCGGCGTCGCCCGCACTGCTCGCCAGCAACTCGGTCCGGCCCGACGCCGAGCGCGACGGCAGGAACGCCGCCAGCACCAGTCCGCCGAGCACCGCGACGATGGCGATCACGAACGCGATCCGGAACCCGTGCAGGCTCGGCACCGCCGTGGGACCCGTACCGATCGCCGTCCGTGCCAGCACCATGCCGATGACGGCGCTGGAGACCGACGTACCGATCGAACGGGCCAGTGTGTTCAGCCCGTTGGCCGCGCCGGTCTCCTTCGCGTCGACGGCCCCGACGATCAGGGCGGGAAGTGAGGAGTAGGCGAGACCGATGCCCGCGCCGAGGATCACCGAGATCACGACGGTCTGCCAGGCGGCGCTCATCATGACCAGCCCGACCCCGTAACCGATCGCGATGACCGTCATCCCCGCCATCAGAGACACCTTCGGGCCCCGCCGCGCGGATATCCGGGCGTAGACCGGGGCGACGAACATCATCGTGAGTCCGAGGGGCGCGACACACAGGCCCGCGACCACCATCGACCGGCCGAGGCCGTAGCCGGTGGAGGCGGGGAGCTGGAGCAGTTGCGGGAGGATCAGTGACACCGCGTAGAACGCGACGCCGACCATGACCGAGACCAGATTGGTGAGCAGCACCTCACGGCGCGCGCTGGTCCGCAGGTCGACCAGCGGAGCCGCGAGCCGCAGCTCCATCCAGCCCCACAGCCCGAGGACCACGACGGCCGCCCCGAACAGACCGAGCGTCGTCGGCGAGGTCCAGCCCCACGTACTGCCCTTGGTGACCGGCAGCAGCAGGGCGACGAGCCCCGCGGAGAGCCCGAGCGCGCCGAACCAGTCGAACCGGCCCCCGGCCCGCACCGAACTCTCCGGCACGACGAGAACGGTCAGCGCCATCGACAGCGCGCCCAGCCCGGCCGCGCCCAGGAACAGCGTGTGCCAGTCGGCGTGCTGGGCCACCAACGCGGCGCCGGGAAGCGCGAGTCCACCGCCGACCCCGATCGACGAGCTCATCAGCGCCATCGCCGAGCCGAGCTTCTCGCGGGGCAGCTCGTCACGCATGATGCCGATGCCCAGGGGTATCGCGCCCATCGCGAAACCCTGGAGGGCCCGCCCGGCGATCATCACCGTCAGATCGTCGGTGAACGCGCAGACCAGCGAGCCGACGACCATCACGGCCAGACTCGCCAGCAGCATCCGGCGCTTGCCGTACAGATCGCCGAGCCGCCCCATGATCGGGGTGGACACCGCACCGGCGAGGAGGGTCGCGGTGATGACCCAGGTCGCGTTCTCGGGCGAGGTCCGGAGCAGCGCGGGCAGGTCCTTGATGATCGGGACGAGCAGGGTCTGCATGACGGCGACGGTGATACCGGCGAACGCGAGGACGGGGACGACGCCGCCGGTTCCCCGCCGACGCGACCCGGGCCCGTCAGCCCTCTTGAGGAGGGTGGGTCCGACGGGTTGGTCGGGTGTGGCGTCTGGCATACGTCGAGCCTCCGGGCAGACGAAGGGCGGGTGGCGACGGACGGTCGCGGTCCAAGTGGATGCACGCTGAACGTTTCCTGGTGGGCGGCTATTCCCGTACGGTCCCTCCCGCCACGGCCGCCGCTCCGCTCTCTCGCGCTGTTCCTCTGTCCTCCTCCGCATCTCCTGCCCTTGCCTCCTCCTGTCGGGAGCGGTTGTCGCGACGGTGGCCTCCGTGACCGTGGCCTGCCGTGATCGTGGCTTGACGGGGTGCTGCCTGCCGGGACGCGGCCGTACGTACCTCGTGCGGTCGGTGTCCGTAGGCCGAAATCCCGATGTACGGGGCACCGGAGCGGGTGTCACGATGACCGCCATGGCCCATGTCCCGGCAGAGAGCCGCACCGAAACCGATCCCCGCCCGCCGTCCATACCCGGGCCCGGCACCGCCGGCGCGGGGCCCGCGCACACCTGGGCCGTCATCCTCGCCGCCTGCGCCGGGCAGTTCCTCGTCGTACTCGACGTGTCGGTCGTGAACGTCGCCCTGCCCTCGATGCGCACCGACCTCGGCCTGAGCACCACCGGCCTTCAGTGGGTACTCAACGCCTATTCGATCGCTTTCGCCGGTTTCATGCTCCTCGGCGGGCGGGCCGCCGACATCTTCGGGCGCAAACGGATGTTCCTCGCCGGGCTGGGTGTCTTCACCGCCGCCTCCCTGGCGGGCGGTCTCGCGCAGGAGGACTGGCAACTGCTCGCCGCCCGTGGTGTGCAGGGCCTCGGCGCGGCCGTGCTCGCTCCCGCGACCCTCACCATCCTGACGGCGGCCGTTCCCGCCGGGCCCGCGCGGACGCGGGCCATAGCCACCTGGGCGGCGGTCGGCGCGGGCGGCGGCGCGGCGGGCGGGCTGGTCGGCGGTGTCCTCACCGATCTGCTGAACTGGCGCTGGGTGCTGCTGATCAACGTCCCCGCCGGTGCGCTCGTCCTCCTCGCCGCCGCGCTGTGGGTCCCCGAGAGCCGCGCGAAGGAGGCCCGCAGACGGCTGGACCTGCCGGGCGCCGTTCTGGTCACCGCCGGTCTGGCGGTCGTCGCGTACGGCATCGTGCAGACCGAGCAGGCGGGCTGGGGAGCCGCCGCGACCCTGGTGCCGCTGCTCGGCGGGCTGCTGCTGCTCGCCGTCTTTCTGCTGGTGGAGGCCCGCACGAAAGCCCCGCTGATGCCGCTGGGACTCTTCCGGGTGCGGGCGGTCTCGGCGGCCAACGCCGCGATGCTGCTGTGCGGTTCGGTGTCGTTCTCGATGTGGTTCTTCATGACCGTGTACGCCCAGAACGTCCTCGGCTACACACCCCTGGAGGCGGGTCTCGCGCTCATTCCGAGTTCGCTGAGCGTCGTCTTCGGCTCCAAACTGGCGCCCTTGCTGATGCGGCGGATCGGTGCCCGGCATGTCGCGGTGCTCGGCACCCTCGTGGGCGCCGTGGGATTCGGCTGGCAGTCGCTGATGACCGCCGACGGCACTTTCCTCCGGACGATCCTGGGGCCCGGCATCCTCATGATGGCGGGCGCCGGACTGGCCATGACTCCGCTCGCCGCCCTCGCCACCGGAAGCGCGGCACCCGGCGAGGCCGGTCTTGTCTCCGGGCTGGTGAACACCTCACGGACCATGGGCGGCGCCCTCGGCCTCGCGGTCCTCTCCACGGTCGCCGCCGCACGTACCTCTCACGGGACCGGCCCCGTCGCGCTCACCGAGGGATACGCGCTGGCCTTCAGGACCGGCGCGGGGCTGCTGCTCGTGGCCGCGGCGCTGATGTTCTTCTGGTTGCCACGCCACTCCGACACCTGACGTCCCCGACAGGTGGGGCGGAGGCCGGTCTTCACAGCCAGCCCTGGCGGCGGGCCTCCCGTACGGCCTCGGTGCGGTTGCGGCTGTGGGTCTTGCCGATCGCGGACGAGAGGTAGTTGCGCACGGTCGACTCGGACAGATGCAGCCGGGCCGCGATGTCCGCGACGGTCGCGCCGTCCACCGAGGCGTTGAGCGCGTCCCGTTCACGCCCGGTCAGCGGGCTCGGTCCCGCGCTCAGCGCGGCGGCGGCCAGCACCGGGTCGACCACGGTCTCGCCGGCGAGCACCCGCCGGACCGCCTCGGCCAGTTCCTCCACCGGCCCGTCCTTCACCAGGAAGCCGGCCGCCCCCGCCTCCATGGCCCGCCGCAGATAGCCGGGTCTGCCGAAGGTGGTGAGGATCAGCACCCGGCAGCCGGGGACCTGCTCCCGCAGATCGGCGGCGGCGTCCAGACCGGTGCGGCCGGGGAGTTCGATGTCGAGCAGCGCCACATCGGGGCGGGCGGCGAGGGCCGCGTCAACGATGGCGTCGCCCGTGGCGACCTGGGCGACCACCTCGATGTCGCTCTCCATGCCGAGCAGCAGCGCGAGAGCGCCACGCATCATGCCCTGGTCCTCGGCGAGGAGGACTCTGATCATGCCGGTATCCCCGATTCCGTCGGTGTGGTGGACACGGTGTGCGGCGCGTCCACGGTGGAGTCCACCGGCAGTACGGCCGTCACCCGGAAACCGCCCCCGGTCCTGTCCGCCGAACCCGCTTCCAGCGAACCGCCCGCCGCCGCCAGCCGTTCGGTGAGCCCCGTCAGGCCCGTACCCCTGCCGCCCGTGCCGGTCCGTGCGTCGTCGTTCGTGCCGCTGTCCGTGCTGTCGTCCGTGCCGTCGGACGGTGCCGAGCGTACGCCGCGGCCGTCGTCGGTGATCTCCAGCCGGACCCGCTCCGGTGTGCCGTCGACCGTGATCTCGCACCGGGTCGCGCCGCTGTGCCGAAGGGCGTTGGTGACGGCCTCCCGCACGACCCAGCCGAGCAGAACCTCCGTGCGCGGCTCCAGCGGTGGTCCCGATCGCCGTACGACCGGTTCGATCCCGGCGGCCGTCAGTGCCGAGCGGGCCCGGTCCAGCTCGGTCGAGAGACTGCCCTCGCGGTAGCCCGTGACGGCTTCGCGGATCTCGGTGAGCGCCTGCCGGCCCACCGACTCGATGTCGGTGATCTGCGCCAGCGCCGCGTCCATGTCGCGGGGCGCGAGCCTGCGCGCGGCCTCGGACTTCACCACGATCACGGACAGGGTGTGACCCAGCAGGTCGTGCAGGTCGCGCGAGAAACGCAGCCGCTCCTCCTCCACCGCCGCACGCGCCAACTCCTGCCGCGTGGAACGCAGTTCGACCACGGTCTCCGACAGGGCCAGGATCGCCGCGGTGACCAGCATCGACACGACCGTGCCGTAGGCGATGGTGATCGCGCCCCAGCTGTCGTGGACCGCGGCGACGACCGCGACCGTGAGGGTCAGCGGCACGCCGACCAGGGGGAGATACCGGCCGCGCAGCGCGGTCCCGCAGGCGAGCCCGAAGAGCGGGAAGAACAACAGCCAGCTGCCGCCGTAGGTGCCCCCGAGGCCGAACGTCATCACCGCCATCCCACCCAGCGACCACCAGGTGGCCCTGCGTCGCCGTGCCTCCGGGTGGAAGGCGCGGAACACCACATTTATGTAGAGGGAGTTGAAGACCAGCAGGCCGATGGCGCCGAACCAGGGGTTGGGGGTCTCGCCCCGGATGAGATTGGAGAAGGAGCCGAGGCCCAGCAGCAGCCACGGCAGCAGGGCGAAGCCGGAAGCCGGACCCGCTCGGTGTCCCCAGCGGCGTCGTTTCTTCGATCGGTCTTTCATGTCGTCCTCGCGGAGGTGCGGTAGGACATCACAGCGTACGAACCGAAGACTGCCAGCCAGCCGAGGACCACCGCGAGGGCCGTGAGCGCGGAGGCTGGGGCGCCGGTGGCGGCCCAGCCGAGTTCGGCGAAGCCGTGAGCGGGTGTGTAGGCGGCGACACTCCGCAGCCAGTCCGGGAACGCCTCGATCGGAAACCAGAGTCCGCCGAGCACCGCCATACCCATGAGCGCTCCCGTGTTGACGACTCCGGCGCTCTGCGCGGAGAGCCGGTAGCCGTTGCCTATCCCCAGCAGGGTGAACGGCAGCGTGCCCGCCCACAGCAGCAGGACCAGCAGCGCCCACCGCCAGGCATCGAGCCGTACGCCGTTCACGATCGCGCCGGCCGCCAGCACCGTCAGGATCGCGGGCAGCACGGTCACGGAACTGGTGACCGCGCGGCCGAGAACGACCTGGCGGGGACGCAGGGGCGTGACGCGGAGCTGGCGGAGCCAGCCCAGCGAACGGTCCTCCGATATCCCGGTGCCGACACTGACCGCCGCGCCGAGCGCGCCGTACGCGGCCATCCCCACCATGGCGGTCGTCCTCCAGGCGGCGGCACCGTCGTCGGCGGCGCCCAGATTGGTGAACAGCAGATACATCAGCACGGGCATCCCGGCGCTGAAGATCACGAATCCCGGATCGCGGAGCGTGCGCCGCACTTCGAGCCGTACGTACTCCCGTGTCATGCTGCGGCCTCCGTCTCGTTCGTCTCCGTGATGTGCTGCGCCGACTCGTTCCATGAAGTCTCGTTCGCCGAGGTCAGGGCGAGGAAGGCGTCCTCCAGTGAGGCGTGGACGACCTCCAGGCCCCTGGCGCGGCCGAGGCCGACCAGGGCCGTGACGGTGGCGTCGGAGTCGTCCGTACGCATCCGGGCCCTGTCTCCCCGTATCTCCATCGACACCACGCCCGGCAGCGTTTCGAGACCTTCCGTGCCGTGTCCCGCGAGGTCGAAGGCGACGAGATGGCCGCCGACCGCGCGCTTGACGTGCTCGCCGGGTCCGTCGGCGACGATCCGGCCGTGGTCGATGACGACGATCCGGTCCGCGTTCTCGTCGGCCTCCGCCAGATAGTGCGTGGAGAACAGCACGGTGTTGCCCCGCCGGGCGTACGCCCGCATCGAGGTCCAGAACGCCCGCCGGGCCTCCACGTCGAGGGCGGCCGTCGGCTCGTCAAGGACGATCAGCTCCGGATTGCCGGCGAGGGCGAGCGCGAAGCGGACACGCTGCCACTGGCCGCCGGAGAGCTTCTCGACGCGGCGTTCGGCGAGGTCGGTGAGCCCGGCGAGGCGCAGCGCCTCGGAGACGGGCAGCGGACGCGGATAGGTGCTCGCCACGAACGACACCAGCTCGCGCACCGTCGTACGGCGGATCGGCCCGCCGTCCTGGAGCATCGCGCCGACCCGGCCCGCCGCCACCGCGCGCTCGGGGGTGTCACCGAAGAGCCGGACGTGCCCGCTGTCGGGGGTGTCGAGGCCGAGCAGCAGATTGAGGGTGGTGGACTTGCCCGCGCCGTTCCGGCCGAGAAGGGCGACGGTCTCGCCACGGGCCATGTCGAGATCGACACCGGCCACCGCACGCACCGCGCCGAAGGACTTGACGGCTCCGGCGATACTCACGGCGGGCGCGGGACGAGGCCCCGCATCGGTCCGCGCCGACGCCGACGCCGACGCCGACGCCGACGCCGACGCCGGTGCCGGTGCCGGTGCTGCCGTGGCTCCGGTCATGGGCGTCGTGCTGTTCTTTGTCGTGGGCGTGGGCGCGGGTGTGGGTGTGTTCGGCATCGTCGGGTCGGCATGCGTCGGCGTGGGTGTCGCCGTTGGCTGTGTCATGCCGATGACGCTACGGAGCGGGCCGGGCCCCCGGCAGATGCGCATGTACGGACTCGGCCGGGACAAATGTCCTGCCCTCGGAATCCGCCCCCGGAAAACCGCTCGCTCCCCGGAATCCGCTCCCGGAATCCTCCCCGAGTCCGGTGGCCGGACCCTGCCCCGGGCGCCGGGCGGACCGACGGCCCGCCGGGAGCCCGGGAACAGCTGTCAGGCCCCCTCGTTGGTGGTGCCACCGGGGCGGCGGTGGCGGCCGTGTACCGACGACTGGGAGTCGTCCGTATCGGCGGCCCCGCCCCGGTGCTTTCCGTGGCCGATGTCGTCCGACTCGCCGGCCGCGTGGTGCGGACGGTCCTGGGACGTGTCTGTCCGGCTTTCGGACATGTGGGATGTCACCCCGTTGAATCGCTGCTGTCGTGGTCGTTGTTCGTGTCACGCACGGGGGCCGACCGTCCCCGTCACCGACCGGTCCGACCCGCCGGAAGATACTAACCAGACCTATCCGGCGGCCACGCGCCCGGTGAGAGGCGCCTGTTGGAGCGGCACCGGCCTGGGCGCCGGGCGGGTCGGCCGTGCGGCCGACCCGTGCCCACCGGTGGTTTCGGGAGGCGCGGAGGCCCCCGCGCCGTCGAACCGTCCGCCGGGCGGGGCGCCCTGCCGGGTGTCCGACGACATCGCCTCCCGCACGTCGCGGGGCGCGGGGAGCCGGGCCACGCCGCACGGCATCGTGCCCGTGACGTACGGAAGCCGCAGCACCCCGTCCCGTGTCCACAACCCCGCTCCCGCCAACCAGCCCTCCGGCGCGGCCTGTTGCACGAGGCGACGGCCCGAGGGCCGCCACGTCCCCACCCAGGTCCCGTCCGGTCCGTCGATCCGCAGCGCGACGGCGCAGCTCTCCGGCATCAGTACCTGTCCCGGCTGTACGGCGAACGGGGTGACCGTACGGCCCGGTGTCCGCAGACACTCCGGGAAGCGCACCGGCTTGGTGCTGCCCAGCACGCCCCAGCCCAGCCGGTCGTGGCCGGGCGCGTCGGAACGGATCAGCAGCAGACCGCTGTCGGTGTCGGCCAGCAGGAGCCGGTCGTTGCTGCCCTCCGCGAGCTGGAGCAACGGGCTGACCTCACCGGCCCGTTCGAGATCGACGACCACCGCCTTGACCACGCCGTCCAGTTCACGGTCGAGCGCCAGCATGCGCCCCGTACGGTCGAGCCAGACACCGCCCGTGCAGCGGCCCCGCACCGTCGCGACCGGCTCCGGGCCGTAGGAACCGCCCACCACCTGCCAGACGGTGGTGCGGCCCGGCCCCGGCGCCAGCGCGTAGGCACACGCACCGTCGGGTGACGGCGGCAGCAGGGTCAGCTCCGGGCATTCGACCGCGCCCAGCGGCAGTTCACCGGTCCCCGGCCCGGCCGGATAGAGCAGCGAGAACGCCTGGCGGTCGGCGACCTGACGGTGAATCAGTACCCGCCCGTCGACCAGTGGCAGCACCTCGGCGTCGGGCTCCTCGGGCTGGTCGAGAGGAAGCG
Above is a window of Streptomyces sp. NBC_01498 DNA encoding:
- a CDS encoding sensor histidine kinase, giving the protein MKDRSKKRRRWGHRAGPASGFALLPWLLLGLGSFSNLIRGETPNPWFGAIGLLVFNSLYINVVFRAFHPEARRRRATWWSLGGMAVMTFGLGGTYGGSWLLFFPLFGLACGTALRGRYLPLVGVPLTLTVAVVAAVHDSWGAITIAYGTVVSMLVTAAILALSETVVELRSTRQELARAAVEEERLRFSRDLHDLLGHTLSVIVVKSEAARRLAPRDMDAALAQITDIESVGRQALTEIREAVTGYREGSLSTELDRARSALTAAGIEPVVRRSGPPLEPRTEVLLGWVVREAVTNALRHSGATRCEITVDGTPERVRLEITDDGRGVRSAPSDGTDDSTDSGTNDDARTGTGGRGTGLTGLTERLAAAGGSLEAGSADRTGGGFRVTAVLPVDSTVDAPHTVSTTPTESGIPA
- a CDS encoding ABC transporter permease, producing the protein MTREYVRLEVRRTLRDPGFVIFSAGMPVLMYLLFTNLGAADDGAAAWRTTAMVGMAAYGALGAAVSVGTGISEDRSLGWLRQLRVTPLRPRQVVLGRAVTSSVTVLPAILTVLAAGAIVNGVRLDAWRWALLVLLLWAGTLPFTLLGIGNGYRLSAQSAGVVNTGALMGMAVLGGLWFPIEAFPDWLRSVAAYTPAHGFAELGWAATGAPASALTALAVVLGWLAVFGSYAVMSYRTSARTT
- a CDS encoding MFS transporter; protein product: MTAMAHVPAESRTETDPRPPSIPGPGTAGAGPAHTWAVILAACAGQFLVVLDVSVVNVALPSMRTDLGLSTTGLQWVLNAYSIAFAGFMLLGGRAADIFGRKRMFLAGLGVFTAASLAGGLAQEDWQLLAARGVQGLGAAVLAPATLTILTAAVPAGPARTRAIATWAAVGAGGGAAGGLVGGVLTDLLNWRWVLLINVPAGALVLLAAALWVPESRAKEARRRLDLPGAVLVTAGLAVVAYGIVQTEQAGWGAAATLVPLLGGLLLLAVFLLVEARTKAPLMPLGLFRVRAVSAANAAMLLCGSVSFSMWFFMTVYAQNVLGYTPLEAGLALIPSSLSVVFGSKLAPLLMRRIGARHVAVLGTLVGAVGFGWQSLMTADGTFLRTILGPGILMMAGAGLAMTPLAALATGSAAPGEAGLVSGLVNTSRTMGGALGLAVLSTVAAARTSHGTGPVALTEGYALAFRTGAGLLLVAAALMFFWLPRHSDT
- a CDS encoding response regulator transcription factor; translated protein: MIRVLLAEDQGMMRGALALLLGMESDIEVVAQVATGDAIVDAALAARPDVALLDIELPGRTGLDAAADLREQVPGCRVLILTTFGRPGYLRRAMEAGAAGFLVKDGPVEELAEAVRRVLAGETVVDPVLAAAALSAGPSPLTGRERDALNASVDGATVADIAARLHLSESTVRNYLSSAIGKTHSRNRTEAVREARRQGWL
- a CDS encoding ABC transporter ATP-binding protein, whose product is MSIAGAVKSFGAVRAVAGVDLDMARGETVALLGRNGAGKSTTLNLLLGLDTPDSGHVRLFGDTPERAVAAGRVGAMLQDGGPIRRTTVRELVSFVASTYPRPLPVSEALRLAGLTDLAERRVEKLSGGQWQRVRFALALAGNPELIVLDEPTAALDVEARRAFWTSMRAYARRGNTVLFSTHYLAEADENADRIVVIDHGRIVADGPGEHVKRAVGGHLVAFDLAGHGTEGLETLPGVVSMEIRGDRARMRTDDSDATVTALVGLGRARGLEVVHASLEDAFLALTSANETSWNESAQHITETNETEAAA
- a CDS encoding MFS transporter, with the translated sequence MPDATPDQPVGPTLLKRADGPGSRRRGTGGVVPVLAFAGITVAVMQTLLVPIIKDLPALLRTSPENATWVITATLLAGAVSTPIMGRLGDLYGKRRMLLASLAVMVVGSLVCAFTDDLTVMIAGRALQGFAMGAIPLGIGIMRDELPREKLGSAMALMSSSIGVGGGLALPGAALVAQHADWHTLFLGAAGLGALSMALTVLVVPESSVRAGGRFDWFGALGLSAGLVALLLPVTKGSTWGWTSPTTLGLFGAAVVVLGLWGWMELRLAAPLVDLRTSARREVLLTNLVSVMVGVAFYAVSLILPQLLQLPASTGYGLGRSMVVAGLCVAPLGLTMMFVAPVYARISARRGPKVSLMAGMTVIAIGYGVGLVMMSAAWQTVVISVILGAGIGLAYSSLPALIVGAVDAKETGAANGLNTLARSIGTSVSSAVIGMVLARTAIGTGPTAVPSLHGFRIAFVIAIVAVLGGLVLAAFLPSRSASGRTELLASSAGDAGTARNAVVPTATGVPTAVPASDGVPGARAHAG